From Aquila chrysaetos chrysaetos chromosome 3, bAquChr1.4, whole genome shotgun sequence, the proteins below share one genomic window:
- the SLC32A1 gene encoding vesicular inhibitory amino acid transporter, whose product MATLLRSKLSNVATSVSNKSQAKVSGMFARMGFQAATDEEAVGFAHCDDLDMEHRQGLQMDILKSDGGEEGGEPPLEGDIHYQRDGTGPLPPSASKEAGVCSELSGQGKPKITAWEAGWNVTNAIQGMFVLGLPYAILHGGYLGLFLIIFAAVVCCYTGKILIACLYEENEDGEIVRVRDSYVDIANACCAPRFPTLGGRIVNVAQIIELVMTCILYVVVSGNLMYNSFPNLPVSQKSWSIIATAVLLPCAFLKNLKAVSKFSLLCTLAHFVINILVIAYCLSRARDWAWDKVKFYIDVKKFPISIGIIVFSYTSQIFLPSLEGNMQNPKEFHCMMNWTHIAACILKGLFALVAYLTWADETKEVITDNLPSTIRAVVNIFLVAKALLSYPLPFFAAVEVLERSLFQDGNRAFFPNCYGGDGRLKSWGLTLRCALVVFTLLMAIYVPHFALLMGLTGSLTGAGLCFLLPSLFHLKLLWRKLLWHHVFFDVAIFVIGGICSVSGFIHSLEGLIEAFRTNAED is encoded by the exons ATGGCCACCCTCCTCCGCAGCAAGCTTTCCAACGTGGCCACCTCGGTGTCCAACAAGTCCCAGGCGAAGGTGAGCGGCATGTTCGCGAGGATGGGCTTCCAGGCGGCCACCGACGAGGAGGCGGTGGGCTTCGCCCACTGCGACGACCTGGACATGGAGCACCGGCAAGGGCTGCAGATGGACATCCTCAAGTCCGACGGCGGCGAGGAGGGGGGCGAGCCCCCCCTGGAAGGCGACATCCACTACCAGCGGGACGGCACCGGGCCCCTGCCGCCCTCCGCCTCCAAGGAGGCGGGCGTCTGTTCGGAGCTCTCCGGGCAGGGCAAGCCCAAGATCACGGCCTGGGAGGCGGGCTGGAACGTCACCAACGCCATCCAG GGAATGTTTGTTCTGGGCCTGCCCTATGCCATCCTTCACGGTGGATACCTAGGactctttttaataattttcgCTGCAGTGGTTTGCTGCTACACTGGGAAAATCCTTATTGCCTGTCTTTATGAAGAGAATGAGGATGGGGAGATAGTCAGGGTGAGAGACTCCTACGTGGACATAGCAAACGCGTGCTGCGCGCCTCGCTTCCCCACCCTCGGAGGCAGAATTGTGAACGTGGCTCAGATCATTGAACTGGTCATGACCTGCATCCTCTATGTGGTGGTCAGTGGGAACCTGATGTACAACAGCTTCCCCAACCTGCCCGTCTCCCAGAAGTCATGGTCCATCATTGCCACGGCAGTGCTCCTGCCTTGTGCGTTCTTGAAGAACCTCAAGGCAGTCTCCAAGTTCAGCTTGCTCTGCACATTAGCCCACTTTGTGATCAACATCTTGGTGATCGCCTACTGCCTCTCCAGGGCACGTGACTGGGCCTGGGACAAAGTCAAGTTTTACATCGATGTAAAGAAGTTTCCTATCTCCATCGGCATCATTGTCTTCAGCTACACCTCTCAGATCTTTCTGCCTTCCTTGGAGGGGAACATGCAGAACCCCAAGGAGTTTCATTGCATGATGAACTGGACTCACATAGCAGCTTGCATCCTTAAGGGACTCTTTGCCTTGGTCGCCTATCTGACCTGGGCTGACGAGACCAAGGAAGTCATTACAGACAACTTGCCGTCCACCATTAGGGCAGTAGTCAACATTTTCTTGGTGGCCAAAGCCTTGCTCTCCTACCCCTTGCCGTTCTTTGCAGCTGTGGAAGTCCTGGAGCGATCCCTTTTCCAAGATGGAAACAGGGCATTCTTCCCCAACTGCTATGGGGGTGACGGGCGGCTCAAATCTTGGGGACTCACCCTCAGATGTGCCCTGGTAGTTTTCACCCTGCTCATGGCTATCTATGTCCCGCATTTTGCCCTCTTGATGGGTCTTACTGGGAGCCTCACAGGCGCAGGGCTCTGTTTCCTGCTCCCCAGTCTTTTCCACCTCAAACTCTTGTGGAGGAAGCTCTTGTGGCACCATGTCTTCTTTGATGTTGCCATTTTCGTTATAGGTGGTATCTGCAGCGTCTCTGGGTTCATCCACTCTTTAGAAGGCCTCATAGAGGCCTTCAGAACCAACGCTGAAGACTAA